A part of Variovorax sp. HW608 genomic DNA contains:
- a CDS encoding SMP-30/gluconolactonase/LRE family protein, protein MFLIQPPHVRELNLFSAMPDHFRRPDRSAWADANRGGAPTDSFLEGPVFDDAGNLYVTDIPWGRIFRIDTQGDWSLVAEYDGEPNGMKFLDATTLLVTDYKNGLMQVDVGSGRVTPFLARRNSERFKGVNDLVFDAAGNLYFTDQGQTGLHDPTGRLYRLGRDGRLDLLLGNIPSPNGVALSPDGKVLYLAVTRGNCVWRVPLLPDGSVSKVGQFFTSYGPSGPDGLAVDAQGRLLIANPGLGYVWVLNGRAEPVQVLCGPSGASITNLAFGGPERRTLFVTDSTHGQVLRAEMDASGLQLARR, encoded by the coding sequence ATGTTTCTCATTCAACCACCCCATGTCCGAGAGCTGAACCTTTTCAGCGCGATGCCCGATCATTTCCGTCGCCCCGATCGCAGCGCATGGGCGGATGCCAATCGCGGCGGCGCGCCGACCGATTCGTTCCTCGAAGGGCCCGTCTTCGATGATGCCGGCAACCTCTACGTCACGGACATTCCCTGGGGCCGGATCTTTCGCATCGACACCCAAGGCGATTGGTCTCTGGTGGCCGAGTACGACGGCGAGCCCAACGGAATGAAGTTCCTCGACGCGACGACGCTGCTCGTCACCGACTACAAGAACGGCCTGATGCAGGTCGACGTGGGAAGTGGTCGCGTCACGCCTTTTCTTGCGCGCCGCAACAGCGAACGGTTCAAGGGCGTCAACGATCTGGTGTTCGACGCCGCGGGCAATCTCTACTTCACCGACCAGGGCCAGACCGGCCTGCACGATCCGACCGGGAGGCTGTACCGCCTCGGGCGGGACGGCCGGCTCGATCTGCTGCTCGGCAACATCCCGAGCCCCAACGGCGTCGCGCTGTCACCGGACGGCAAGGTGCTGTACCTCGCGGTGACACGCGGCAACTGCGTGTGGCGCGTGCCGCTGCTGCCCGATGGAAGCGTGTCGAAGGTCGGCCAGTTCTTTACTTCGTACGGCCCGAGCGGCCCCGACGGACTGGCGGTGGATGCGCAAGGCCGTCTGCTGATCGCCAATCCGGGCCTGGGCTATGTGTGGGTGCTCAACGGACGCGCCGAGCCGGTGCAGGTGCTCTGCGGTCCGTCGGGCGCATCGATCACCAACCTGGCCTTCGGCGGGCCGGAGCGTCGCACGCTGTTCGTCACCGATTCGACGCACGGACAGGTGCTGCGCGCCGAGATGGATGCGTCCGGCCTGCAATTGGCAAGACGCTGA